Proteins from one Elephas maximus indicus isolate mEleMax1 chromosome 12, mEleMax1 primary haplotype, whole genome shotgun sequence genomic window:
- the AMZ1 gene encoding archaemetzincin-1 yields MLQCRPAQEFSFGPRALKDALVSTDAALRQLYATAFSPAERLFLAEAYNPQGTIFCSLQIRTASDWLLSRPEAPEDFQAFYQSLLHRKQSPGRKHIYLQPIDLSEGPVGCPLLDSVRSCTEAFFLGLRVKCLPLVAATSIHCSSRPRRDSDRLQFHTDGVLSFLKSHKPDDALCVLGLTLSDLYPRESWSFTFSKFLPGHEVGVCSFARFSGEFLQPEPGSSDPVPAEVAVGDPKAPVQERGRTQSFSTLGMVQCCKVTCHELCHLLGLGSCRWLGCVMQGALSLDEALGRPPDLCPICLRKLQHLLGFRLLDRYKELYAWTQAVVGTWPSWEAAERSGSEDTQPLSTDSGLGSENDSEVLTSLSEPLTPDGGAPELEATEGPSPAVDLEGQAPPPRGPTEPVEALQEHGLWLAACIRALEREVSEEELERLDQAVDALSRWELFTGQLPTSRQALPSSQDCSGLRKALGGTLSSWRRKLGSRKLAKAESPPCRWRQEED; encoded by the exons ATGCTACAGTGTAGGCCTGCCCAGGAGTTCAGCTTCGGCCCCCGTGCACTGAAGGATGCCCTGGTGTCCACCGATGCAGCCTTGCGGCAGCTCTATGCCACAGCCTTCTCCCCAGCAGAGCGGCTCTTCCTCGCTGAAGCCTACAACCCCCAGGGGACAATCTTCTGCTCCCTGCAGATCCGCACAGCCTCTGACTGGCTCCTGAGCCGCCCGGAGGCCCCCGAGGACTTCCAGGCCTTCTACCAGTCCCTGCTGCACCGGAAGCAGAGCCCAGGCCGGAAACACATCTACCTACAGCCCATAG ATCTGAGTGAGGGGCCGGTGGGATGCCCACTGCTGGACAGTGTGCGGAGCTGCACCGAGGCCTTCTTCCTGGGCCTGAGGGTCAAGTGCCTCCCCTTGGTGGCGGCCACGTCCATCCACTGCTCCTCACGCCCCAGGAGGGACTCAGACCGGCTCCAGTTCCACACAG ACGGCGTACTCTCCTTCCTGAAGAGCCACAAGCCAGACGACGCGCTCTGCGTGCTGGGCCTCACGCTGTCGGACCTGTACCCCCGTGAGAGCTGGAGCTTCACCTTTAGCAAGTTCCTCCCCGGGCACG AGGTGGGTGTCTGCAGCTTTGCCCGGTTCTCAGGGGAGTTCCTGCAGCCGGAGCCTGGTTCCTCTGACCCTGTCCCAGCGGAGGTGGCTGTGGGGGACCCCAAAGCCCCTGTGCAGGAGAGGGGCCGGACACAGAGCTTCAGCACCCTGGGGATGGTCCAGTGCTGCAAG GTCACGTGTCACGAGCTGTGCCACCTCCTGGGCCTGGGGAGCTGCCGCTGGCTGGGCTGCGTCATGCAGGGTGCGCTCAGCCTGGATGAAGCCCTGGGGCGGCCCCCTGACCTCTGCCCCATCTGCTTACGGAAGCTGCAGCACCTCCTGGGCTTCCGGCTCCTGGACAGGTACAAG GAACTCTATGCCTGGACGCAGGCTGTGGTGGGGACCTGGCCCAGCTGGGAGGCGGCCGAGCGGTCAGGGTCAGAGGACACGCAGCCCCTCAGCACCGACTCGGGGCTGGGCAGCGAGAACGACTCAGAGGTCCTCACCAGCCTGTCGGAGCCCCTGACACCTGATGGGGGGGCTCCTGAGCTGGAGGCCACGGAGGGGCCGAGCCCAGCGGTGGACCTGGAGGGCCAGGCACCTCCGCCCAGGGGCCCCACTGAGCCCGTGGAGGCCCTCCAGGAGCATGGGCTCTGGCTGGCTGCCTGCATCCGGGCCCTGGAGAGGGAGGTGTCTGAGGAGGAGCTGGAGCGGCTGGACCAGGCTGTAGATGCTCTGTCCCGGTGGGAGCTGTTCACTGGGCAGCTCCCCACCAGTCGGCAGGCTCTGCCCAGCAGCCAGGACTGCTCGGGGCTGCGGAAGGCCCTGGGGGGCACGCTGTCGTCCTGGAGGAGGAAGCTCGGCTCAAGGAAGCTGGCCAAGGCAGAGTCACCCCCCTGCCGCTGGAGGCAGGAGGAGGATTAG